One part of the Devosia yakushimensis genome encodes these proteins:
- a CDS encoding fasciclin domain-containing protein, translating to MTFKVLKAVFVASILLSSAAYAQSNPRVGGAPMLATKNIVENAVNSKDHTTLVAAVQAAGLVDVLSSAGPFTVFAPVNSAFAALPEGTVETLLKPENKAMLVKILTAHVIPGKYSVEDLMTRAEANPGGFLLKTASGDNLQFTKLGSVMYVVDENGNAAKISIGDVNQSNGVIHVVNKVLLPK from the coding sequence ATGACTTTCAAAGTGCTCAAGGCCGTTTTCGTAGCCTCGATCCTGCTTAGCTCCGCGGCCTATGCGCAGAGCAATCCGCGTGTCGGCGGCGCGCCGATGCTTGCCACCAAGAACATTGTCGAAAATGCCGTGAACTCCAAGGATCACACCACCCTGGTGGCTGCCGTTCAGGCGGCGGGCCTGGTCGACGTGCTGTCCAGCGCCGGCCCCTTTACCGTGTTTGCGCCGGTCAATTCGGCTTTTGCCGCCCTGCCGGAAGGCACGGTCGAGACCCTCCTCAAGCCCGAAAACAAGGCAATGCTGGTCAAGATCCTCACCGCTCATGTCATACCGGGCAAATATTCGGTGGAGGACCTGATGACGCGGGCCGAGGCCAATCCGGGCGGCTTCCTGCTCAAGACCGCTTCGGGCGACAATCTGCAATTCACCAAGCTCGGCTCGGTCATGTATGTGGTCGATGAGAACGGCAATGCCGCCAAGATTTCCATTGGCGACGTCAACCAATCCAATGGCGTAATCCATGTGGTCAACAAAGTGCTGTTGCCCAAATAA
- a CDS encoding acyloxyacyl hydrolase, with translation MSVLRSFLFSALGLMAAAAPVAAQDLMDPHPLAGVVDELRIGIHAHNVDSTMLPFSVQNWDLSHIEDVSFDVLFTSPDLDAFRWVGAPRPEVGATLNLGEGDSIAHLGLTWQLPLFETPFYLEGTFGAAINDGYLTGAPEGRKNFGCRVNFYERFGVGANVSENMTATLTYEHTSNNGWCDANDGLSNFGLRVGWKF, from the coding sequence ATGTCGGTACTGCGTTCTTTCCTTTTCTCCGCCCTGGGGCTCATGGCCGCCGCCGCGCCGGTTGCCGCGCAAGACCTCATGGATCCCCATCCGCTGGCCGGGGTGGTCGATGAATTGCGCATTGGCATTCACGCCCATAACGTTGACAGCACCATGCTGCCCTTCAGCGTGCAGAACTGGGATTTGAGCCATATCGAGGATGTCAGCTTCGACGTGCTGTTCACCTCGCCCGATCTGGATGCCTTCCGCTGGGTCGGCGCGCCGCGTCCGGAAGTCGGCGCCACGCTCAATCTGGGTGAGGGCGATTCCATTGCCCATCTGGGCCTGACCTGGCAATTGCCGCTGTTCGAGACGCCCTTCTATCTCGAAGGCACGTTCGGCGCCGCCATCAATGATGGCTATCTCACCGGCGCGCCCGAGGGCCGCAAGAATTTCGGCTGCCGGGTCAATTTCTACGAACGGTTCGGCGTGGGTGCCAATGTCAGCGAGAACATGACGGCGACCCTGACCTATGAGCACACCTCCAATAATGGCTGGTGCGACGCCAATGACGGGCTGTCCAATTTCGGCCTGCGGGTTGGCTGGAAGTTCTAG
- a CDS encoding acyloxyacyl hydrolase: MRVMIGRAILALGLMLAAAGSAQAQFDLVPEIRAGVFSRGVGDADHSGLFDTGRIEDANVELLFAVPALSPALVPAEIRPHLGATFNTDGKESMVYGGLSLTFRLPVLPIFAEASLGGALQNGSMFDSGTPRRFGCAALLRASGSVGVDVLPGASVMLTAEHYTDGGMCGDSEALTNVGVRAGIRF; the protein is encoded by the coding sequence ATGCGGGTGATGATCGGGCGGGCGATACTGGCTTTGGGCCTGATGCTGGCTGCCGCCGGCAGCGCACAGGCGCAATTCGATCTGGTGCCCGAAATTCGCGCCGGTGTTTTTTCCCGCGGCGTGGGCGATGCCGATCATTCGGGCCTGTTCGATACCGGCCGTATCGAAGACGCCAATGTGGAACTGCTGTTTGCCGTGCCGGCGCTGAGCCCGGCTTTGGTGCCGGCCGAAATCCGCCCGCATCTGGGGGCAACCTTTAATACCGATGGCAAGGAAAGCATGGTCTATGGCGGGCTGAGCCTCACCTTCCGCCTGCCCGTGCTACCGATTTTTGCCGAGGCGAGCCTGGGCGGAGCGCTGCAGAATGGCTCCATGTTCGATAGCGGAACGCCGCGGCGGTTCGGCTGCGCGGCGCTGTTGCGGGCTTCGGGCAGTGTGGGCGTGGATGTCTTGCCGGGGGCTTCGGTGATGCTGACGGCCGAGCACTATACCGATGGCGGCATGTGCGGGGACAGCGAGGCTTTGACCAATGTGGGCGTCCGGGCGGGGATCAGGTTTTAA
- a CDS encoding NAD(P)/FAD-dependent oxidoreductase → MHYDVIVLGAGAAGMMAAIEAGKRGRSVLVVDHADHAGDKIRISGGGRCNFTNINATTERGRDRFLSDNPRFALSALSRYTPDMFIALVRRHGIAFHEKTLGQLFCDGPATQINTMLLGEMRGAGVTLSLKTAIERVSKTETGFELLLSNASVTAESLIVATGGKSIPKMGATSFGYQLASQFGLRLTETRPGLVPLTFETGALEKLKALSGIATDAVVKHGKTAFEEALLFTHRGLSGPAILQISSYWREGDAIAVDLLPHRDAGEMLRAARKETPKVQVQTVIGNVLPKKLAQLLGEELDLPGMIGDFSDKKLALVEAQLKNWSLKPVGSEGYRTAEVTLGGVDTRDLDAKTMAARAVPGLYFIGEVVDVTGWLGGYNFQWAWASGWAAGQVA, encoded by the coding sequence ATGCATTATGACGTGATCGTCCTGGGCGCGGGAGCTGCCGGCATGATGGCCGCCATCGAGGCGGGCAAACGCGGCCGCTCGGTGCTGGTGGTCGATCACGCCGACCATGCCGGCGACAAGATCCGCATTTCGGGCGGTGGACGCTGCAATTTCACCAATATCAATGCCACGACCGAACGCGGCCGCGACCGTTTCCTGAGCGACAATCCCCGCTTCGCGCTGTCGGCGCTCTCCCGCTACACGCCCGACATGTTCATTGCCCTGGTGCGCCGCCACGGCATTGCCTTCCATGAAAAGACGCTGGGCCAATTGTTCTGCGATGGCCCGGCCACCCAGATCAATACCATGCTGCTGGGCGAGATGCGGGGGGCCGGGGTAACCCTCTCGCTCAAGACCGCTATAGAGCGCGTGAGCAAGACCGAGACCGGGTTCGAGCTGCTGCTGTCCAATGCCTCGGTCACCGCCGAAAGCCTCATCGTCGCCACCGGCGGCAAATCCATTCCCAAAATGGGCGCGACCAGTTTCGGCTATCAGCTGGCCAGCCAATTCGGCCTGCGCCTCACCGAGACCCGGCCCGGCCTCGTGCCGCTGACCTTTGAAACCGGGGCACTGGAAAAGCTGAAAGCCCTTTCCGGCATTGCCACCGATGCCGTGGTCAAACACGGCAAGACCGCCTTTGAGGAAGCCCTGCTCTTTACCCATCGCGGGCTGTCCGGCCCGGCAATCCTGCAGATTTCCTCCTATTGGCGCGAGGGCGACGCCATCGCAGTCGATCTCCTGCCCCACCGCGATGCCGGCGAAATGCTGCGCGCCGCCCGCAAGGAGACGCCCAAGGTTCAGGTGCAGACCGTCATCGGCAATGTGCTGCCCAAAAAGCTCGCCCAATTGCTGGGCGAAGAACTCGACCTGCCCGGCATGATCGGCGATTTCTCCGACAAGAAACTGGCGCTGGTCGAAGCCCAGCTCAAGAACTGGAGTCTCAAGCCGGTCGGCTCGGAAGGCTATCGCACCGCCGAAGTGACGCTGGGCGGGGTCGACACGCGCGACCTCGACGCCAAGACCATGGCGGCGCGGGCCGTGCCCGGCCTCTATTTCATCGGCGAAGTGGTCGATGTCACCGGCTGGCTGGGCGGCTACAATTTTCAATGGGCCTGGGCCTCGGGCTGGGCCGCCGGGCAAGTGGCCTGA
- a CDS encoding aspartate-semialdehyde dehydrogenase, protein MGYRVAVVGATGNVGREVLNILAERKFPADEVIALASSRSIGREISYGDKILKAKNLEDFDFTGVDFAIMSAGGSISKDWAQRIAAKGAIVIDNSSYWRYHSDVPLVVPEVNAHVLDAFMANPNRTNIIANPNCSTAQLVVALKPLHDFAKIKRIVVATYQSVSGAGKEGVDELWNQTKGIFVNDSATPGKFPKQIAFNVIPHIDVFMEDGYTKEEWKVLAETKKILDPKIKVTCTAVRVPVFVGHSEAVNIEFENPISADEARDLLREAPGIAVLDKREPGGYATPVEAVGEYDTYVSRIREDTTVENGLNIWVVSDNLRKGAALNTIQIAETLIERGLLAKKAA, encoded by the coding sequence ATGGGTTATCGCGTCGCTGTCGTCGGTGCCACGGGCAATGTGGGCCGGGAAGTTCTCAATATTCTGGCCGAACGCAAGTTCCCCGCCGATGAGGTTATCGCGCTGGCGTCCTCGCGCTCGATCGGGCGGGAAATTTCCTATGGCGACAAGATTCTGAAGGCCAAGAATCTCGAGGATTTCGACTTTACCGGCGTCGACTTCGCCATCATGTCGGCAGGCGGCTCGATCTCCAAGGACTGGGCGCAGCGCATCGCCGCAAAGGGCGCCATCGTGATCGATAATTCGAGCTATTGGCGCTACCATTCCGATGTGCCGCTGGTGGTGCCGGAAGTGAACGCCCATGTGCTGGACGCCTTCATGGCCAATCCCAACCGCACCAATATCATCGCCAATCCCAATTGCTCGACGGCCCAGCTGGTGGTGGCGCTCAAGCCCCTGCACGACTTCGCCAAGATCAAGCGCATCGTGGTGGCGACCTACCAGTCGGTGTCGGGTGCCGGCAAGGAAGGCGTCGACGAGCTGTGGAACCAGACCAAGGGCATTTTCGTCAACGATAGCGCCACGCCCGGCAAGTTCCCCAAGCAGATCGCCTTCAACGTCATTCCCCATATCGATGTGTTCATGGAAGACGGCTACACCAAGGAAGAGTGGAAGGTGCTGGCCGAAACCAAGAAGATCCTCGATCCCAAGATCAAGGTGACCTGCACCGCCGTGCGTGTGCCGGTATTTGTCGGGCATTCCGAAGCGGTCAATATCGAATTCGAGAACCCCATCTCGGCCGATGAGGCGCGCGACCTGCTGCGCGAAGCGCCCGGTATTGCCGTGCTCGACAAGCGCGAGCCGGGTGGTTACGCGACCCCGGTCGAGGCGGTGGGTGAATATGATACCTATGTCAGCCGCATCCGCGAAGACACGACCGTCGAAAACGGGCTCAATATCTGGGTGGTCTCGGACAATCTGCGCAAGGGCGCGGCGCTCAACACGATCCAGATCGCCGAAACGCTGATCGAGCGGGGCCTCTTGGCCAAGAAGGCGGCTTAA
- a CDS encoding EamA family transporter: MSPRDLLLALGVVVIWGLNFVAIKWGVDEVPPFMLTALRYLGCALPAVFFIRRPKVSWRLLILYGFTVGVLQFSFLFTAMRLGMPAGLASLVMQMQVFFTMALAVLFLGERPGLFQLGGALVALAGLATIGAEHLGGAVLVPLVMTLIAAAFWALSNIVTKRAGQVDMLGFVVWGSLVPPIPMLILSLIFEGPGAYGALLAMTPRGIGSVLFIAYGSTLFGYGLWAVLLGRYPASVVAPFSLLVPVVGFAAAMVILGEAVTLPEVLGSLLIFAGLVLNVLGPRALARLRPAGSV, translated from the coding sequence ATGTCCCCGCGTGACCTGCTGCTGGCTCTTGGCGTCGTCGTGATCTGGGGGCTCAATTTCGTCGCCATCAAATGGGGCGTCGATGAAGTGCCGCCCTTCATGCTGACGGCCCTGCGCTATCTGGGTTGCGCGCTGCCGGCGGTGTTCTTCATCCGCCGGCCAAAGGTCAGCTGGCGGCTTCTCATCCTTTACGGTTTCACCGTGGGGGTGCTGCAATTCAGCTTTCTCTTCACCGCCATGCGGTTGGGCATGCCGGCGGGGCTGGCGAGCCTGGTCATGCAGATGCAGGTGTTTTTCACCATGGCTTTGGCCGTGCTGTTTCTGGGCGAGCGGCCGGGCCTGTTCCAGCTTGGCGGCGCGCTGGTGGCGCTGGCTGGGCTCGCAACCATCGGGGCCGAGCATCTGGGCGGGGCGGTTCTGGTGCCGCTGGTCATGACGCTGATCGCGGCTGCATTCTGGGCCTTGTCCAATATCGTCACCAAGCGGGCCGGGCAGGTGGATATGCTGGGCTTTGTGGTCTGGGGGAGTCTCGTGCCGCCGATACCCATGCTCATTCTGTCGCTGATCTTCGAGGGGCCGGGCGCTTATGGCGCGCTTTTGGCGATGACGCCGCGCGGCATCGGCTCGGTGCTGTTCATCGCCTATGGCTCGACCCTGTTCGGCTATGGGCTCTGGGCGGTGCTGCTGGGGCGTTATCCCGCCAGCGTCGTCGCGCCCTTCTCGCTGCTGGTGCCGGTGGTGGGCTTTGCCGCGGCCATGGTCATTCTGGGGGAAGCGGTGACCCTGCCCGAAGTGCTGGGGAGCCTGCTGATCTTTGCAGGCCTGGTGCTCAATGTGCTGGGGCCGCGGGCGCTGGCGCGGCTGCGGCCGGCCGGGAGCGTCTGA
- a CDS encoding EamA family transporter, giving the protein MPLRHIGLALLVVIIWGFNFVVIKLSVDALPPLLAAALRFFFAAFPLVFFVKPPRTHWALVVGFGLSFGFALYAFLNLAIAWGMSAGLSSLVLQVQAFFTMGLAFLLLGERPSRFQVAGAAVAFGGIAVIATERLGATSLLPLGMVLMAALAWGLANVLTKKAGKINALSFTVWGALAAPLPLLALSLLVEGPQEVMTALREFSWRDAGLIAFLAYPATLLGGAIWSWLLARHKATIVAPFTLLVPITGMLSGYLVLGEVITPIEIAGAGLVIAGLIITLLRGRSGDVAVRLD; this is encoded by the coding sequence ATGCCGCTTCGCCATATCGGGCTGGCCCTGCTGGTCGTGATCATCTGGGGCTTCAATTTCGTCGTCATCAAGCTCAGCGTCGATGCCCTGCCGCCCTTGCTGGCCGCAGCGCTGCGGTTTTTCTTCGCGGCGTTTCCGCTGGTCTTCTTCGTCAAGCCGCCCCGCACGCATTGGGCGCTGGTTGTCGGTTTCGGGCTCAGCTTCGGCTTTGCGCTCTATGCCTTTCTCAATCTCGCCATTGCCTGGGGCATGTCGGCGGGGCTGAGTTCGCTGGTCTTGCAGGTGCAGGCCTTTTTCACCATGGGGCTGGCTTTCCTGCTGCTGGGGGAGCGGCCGAGCCGCTTCCAGGTCGCGGGTGCCGCGGTCGCCTTTGGCGGCATAGCCGTCATCGCCACCGAGCGGCTGGGGGCCACTTCGCTGCTGCCGCTGGGCATGGTGCTGATGGCGGCCCTGGCCTGGGGGCTGGCCAATGTGCTGACCAAGAAGGCCGGCAAGATCAATGCGCTCTCGTTTACGGTCTGGGGGGCGCTGGCCGCGCCGCTGCCGCTGCTGGCCCTGTCGCTGCTGGTGGAAGGGCCGCAGGAGGTGATGACGGCGCTGCGTGAATTCAGCTGGCGGGATGCGGGGTTGATCGCATTCCTGGCCTATCCGGCGACCTTGCTGGGCGGGGCGATCTGGAGCTGGCTGCTGGCCCGCCACAAGGCAACGATCGTTGCGCCCTTTACCCTGCTGGTGCCGATCACCGGCATGCTGTCGGGTTATCTGGTGCTGGGTGAGGTCATCACCCCGATCGAGATTGCCGGGGCCGGGCTGGTGATTGCGGGGCTGATCATAACGCTGCTGCGCGGCCGTTCGGGCGATGTGGCGGTACGGCTGGATTAG
- a CDS encoding carbonic anhydrase yields the protein MHSFPDHLLKGHANFMAGRYAREKDRIRDLAEEGQTPTTMIIACCDSRAAPEMIFDAGPGELFVLRNVANLVPTYQPDGGQHGTSAGIEFAVKALGIANIVIMGHGRCGGIKAALNPGLKPLDAGDFIGKWMNMLGELPDQLVQNDLMTAGERQTALERISIRNSIRNLRTFPYVAALEAEGKLAVHGAWFDISTGELWVMDSSGDFIRPDF from the coding sequence ATGCACAGCTTTCCAGATCATCTGCTCAAGGGCCACGCCAATTTCATGGCCGGCCGCTATGCCCGCGAAAAGGACCGGATCCGCGATCTGGCCGAAGAGGGCCAGACCCCCACGACCATGATTATCGCCTGCTGCGATAGTCGCGCCGCTCCCGAAATGATCTTCGACGCCGGCCCCGGCGAGCTCTTCGTGCTCCGCAACGTGGCCAATCTGGTGCCCACCTATCAGCCTGATGGTGGCCAGCACGGCACCTCGGCCGGCATCGAATTTGCCGTCAAGGCGCTTGGTATCGCCAATATCGTGATCATGGGCCATGGCCGCTGCGGCGGCATCAAGGCCGCGCTCAACCCCGGCCTGAAGCCGCTCGATGCCGGCGACTTCATCGGCAAGTGGATGAACATGCTGGGCGAACTGCCCGATCAGCTCGTGCAGAACGATCTGATGACAGCAGGCGAACGCCAGACCGCGCTGGAGCGCATCTCGATTCGCAATTCGATCCGCAACCTGCGCACCTTCCCCTATGTGGCCGCCCTCGAAGCGGAAGGAAAGCTGGCGGTGCACGGCGCCTGGTTCGATATTTCGACCGGCGAGCTCTGGGTGATGGATTCCAGCGGCGACTTTATCCGACCCGATTTCTGA